In Achromobacter xylosoxidans A8, a single window of DNA contains:
- a CDS encoding heavy metal sensor histidine kinase translates to MIASLSMRLALMFTLAVTLTASVCSVLLQGSLRQSLQQQIQRELELRHSFLDPLLMSRQSPATWHDAVFAHSPFASNRMVNAQHWILSDDPLYRHGGEPPKSVTSSQLPDGFSILPGATDCCPLHVLITTIPPAGIRPAVRSVISLDSSPYIQTLDDFTAILASLSIAGSLLVAILGYFIARAGLHHGRRLGGQARELTPGNSGQRLRLERLPTEIKDLAASFNGVLDRQEVAWRQLESFNANVAHELRTPLTNLIGQTQFGLRACRTEHEFKELLLSNLEELERMTAIVNDMLFLSHAQTGQMALDLGEVSLREEVAKTMEYLEPLFEEKGLAIVLEGEVRMHADRRLFHRAVANLLENAVRHAVPQSRISLRLTEQDGFAHVSVANRGNPIDQQVLPRLFERFFRAEAARSRSSKHHGLGLAIVKAIATVHQGDVFARSAGGINTFGFTLACPLPLPAHTVEMSSQVGKPVRLAVG, encoded by the coding sequence ATGATCGCGTCCCTCTCGATGCGCCTGGCGCTGATGTTCACGCTGGCGGTGACGCTCACCGCCTCGGTTTGCTCCGTGCTGCTGCAGGGATCCCTCAGGCAATCGCTGCAGCAACAGATACAGCGCGAGCTTGAGTTGCGTCATTCGTTTCTGGATCCGCTGCTGATGTCGCGACAGTCGCCGGCGACCTGGCATGACGCCGTGTTCGCGCACAGCCCGTTTGCGTCGAACCGCATGGTCAATGCGCAGCACTGGATCCTCAGCGACGACCCGCTATACCGCCATGGCGGAGAACCGCCCAAGAGCGTGACGTCGAGCCAGCTACCCGACGGATTTTCCATCCTGCCAGGGGCAACCGATTGCTGTCCGTTGCACGTGCTTATCACCACCATACCGCCGGCGGGCATCCGGCCCGCGGTGCGGTCGGTCATCTCGCTCGACTCCTCCCCCTACATACAGACGCTCGACGACTTTACGGCCATCCTTGCCTCCTTATCCATTGCGGGTTCCTTGCTGGTGGCGATCCTAGGCTACTTCATTGCGCGGGCGGGCCTGCACCACGGTCGACGTCTCGGCGGCCAGGCTCGAGAACTGACGCCAGGCAATAGCGGACAGCGGCTACGCCTGGAACGGCTTCCCACCGAAATCAAGGACCTGGCCGCATCGTTCAACGGCGTTCTCGATCGGCAGGAAGTGGCCTGGCGACAGCTGGAAAGTTTCAACGCCAATGTTGCGCACGAACTGCGCACGCCGCTGACCAATCTCATCGGTCAGACTCAGTTTGGCCTGCGCGCGTGCAGGACCGAACACGAATTCAAGGAATTACTTCTGTCCAACCTGGAAGAACTGGAGCGGATGACGGCCATCGTCAACGATATGCTGTTTCTGTCACATGCGCAGACTGGCCAGATGGCCCTGGACCTGGGAGAAGTTTCGCTACGGGAAGAGGTTGCCAAGACCATGGAGTACCTCGAACCGCTATTCGAGGAAAAGGGACTGGCAATCGTTCTGGAAGGTGAAGTCCGCATGCACGCGGATCGGCGATTGTTCCATCGGGCGGTGGCGAATCTGCTGGAAAATGCCGTCCGCCACGCAGTCCCGCAAAGCAGGATCAGCTTGCGGCTGACAGAACAAGACGGCTTCGCCCACGTGTCCGTCGCCAATCGTGGAAACCCTATCGATCAGCAGGTCCTGCCGCGCCTGTTCGAACGCTTTTTCAGGGCGGAAGCCGCGCGCAGCCGTAGCAGCAAGCATCACGGCCTGGGACTGGCGATCGTCAAGGCCATCGCGACAGTCCATCAGGGCGACGTATTTGCACGCAGTGCGGGCGGCATCAATACTTTCGGGTTCACATTGGCCTGCCCGCTCCCTTTACCTGCTCACACGGTAGAGATGTCGAGCCAGGTTGGGAAGCCTGTCCGACTGGCGGTTGGATGA
- a CDS encoding helix-turn-helix domain-containing protein, which yields MKNAAPTARSAPWQASHISEARNRVGLPQTDFAELLGVSVRTLQDWEQGRRTPSGAAKTLLQVAMLHPETLRELPPWRANEHAES from the coding sequence ATGAAGAATGCTGCCCCGACGGCGCGCAGCGCACCGTGGCAGGCGTCGCATATCAGCGAAGCACGCAACCGCGTGGGCCTGCCGCAAACGGATTTCGCTGAACTGCTGGGCGTGAGCGTACGCACGCTGCAAGATTGGGAGCAAGGCCGGCGCACCCCCTCGGGCGCGGCGAAAACCCTGCTGCAGGTAGCCATGTTGCACCCCGAGACCCTGCGAGAACTGCCCCCGTGGCGCGCCAACGAACACGCTGAATCTTGA
- a CDS encoding DMT family transporter: MAWLILVAASAVEIVMALALKYADGWTRFWPSVIGIAAALGSVFLLTLAMKQLPAGTAYAIWTGIGSVGITVLGIMLFGDSPSAARLLCIALIVGGVAGLKLLEA, from the coding sequence ATGGCCTGGTTGATTCTGGTCGCCGCGAGCGCGGTGGAAATCGTGATGGCGCTGGCCTTGAAATATGCCGACGGCTGGACCCGTTTCTGGCCGAGCGTGATCGGCATTGCCGCCGCGCTCGGCAGCGTGTTCTTGCTGACGCTGGCCATGAAGCAGCTGCCCGCCGGCACGGCCTATGCCATCTGGACCGGCATAGGCTCCGTGGGCATTACCGTGCTGGGCATCATGCTGTTCGGGGATTCGCCATCCGCCGCGCGCCTGCTGTGCATCGCGCTGATCGTGGGCGGGGTGGCGGGGCTCAAGCTGCTGGAAGCCTGA
- the rimO gene encoding 30S ribosomal protein S12 methylthiotransferase RimO — translation MAAVNAEGRTPRVGFVSLGCPKALVDSERILTQLRTEGYEVTPEYDDADVVVVNTCGFIDSAKAESLEAIGEALAENGKVIVTGCMGVEESVIRDVHPSVLAVTGPQQYEEVVRAVHEAAPPKKDHNPYLDLVPPQGIKLTPRHYAYLKISEGCNHRCSFCIIPSMRGNLVSRPVGDVLSEAERLVKAGVKELLVISQDTSAYGVDVKYRSGFWNGRPVKTRMTELCMALSEMGVWTRLHYVYPYPHVDEVIPLMAEGKILPYLDIPFQHASPRILKAMKRPAFEDKTLARIKRWREICPDLTIRSTFIVGFPGETEEDFQYLLDWMQEAQLDRVGCFQYSPVEGAPANLLDNPVPDDVKQERWERFMELQQSISTARLAKKVGREIDVLIDEVDEDGAVGRSSADAPEIDGCVYVSSDKPLKAGDLVRVRVTDSDEYDLWADAI, via the coding sequence ATCGCCGCCGTCAACGCCGAAGGCCGAACCCCGCGCGTGGGCTTCGTTTCCCTGGGCTGTCCCAAAGCCCTGGTCGACTCCGAACGCATCCTGACCCAACTGCGCACCGAAGGGTACGAAGTCACGCCCGAGTATGACGATGCGGACGTGGTCGTCGTCAACACCTGTGGCTTCATCGACAGCGCCAAGGCGGAATCGCTGGAGGCCATCGGCGAAGCGCTGGCCGAGAACGGCAAGGTCATCGTGACCGGCTGCATGGGCGTCGAGGAATCGGTGATCCGCGACGTGCACCCCAGCGTGCTGGCCGTGACCGGCCCGCAGCAGTATGAAGAGGTGGTGCGCGCGGTTCACGAGGCCGCCCCGCCCAAGAAAGATCACAACCCCTACCTGGATCTGGTGCCGCCGCAAGGCATCAAGCTCACGCCGCGCCACTACGCCTACCTGAAGATCTCGGAAGGCTGTAATCACCGCTGCAGCTTCTGCATCATCCCGTCGATGCGCGGCAATCTGGTCAGCCGGCCGGTGGGCGACGTGCTGAGCGAAGCCGAGCGCCTGGTCAAGGCCGGCGTGAAGGAACTGCTGGTGATTTCGCAAGACACCAGCGCCTATGGCGTGGACGTGAAGTACCGCAGCGGCTTCTGGAACGGCCGTCCGGTAAAGACCCGCATGACCGAGCTCTGTATGGCCTTGTCCGAGATGGGCGTGTGGACGCGCCTGCACTACGTGTATCCGTATCCGCACGTGGACGAGGTGATCCCGCTGATGGCCGAAGGCAAGATCCTGCCCTACCTGGACATTCCGTTCCAGCATGCCAGCCCGCGCATCCTGAAGGCCATGAAGCGCCCGGCCTTCGAGGACAAGACCCTGGCCCGCATCAAGCGCTGGCGCGAGATCTGCCCGGACCTGACGATACGCTCGACCTTCATCGTCGGCTTCCCCGGCGAAACCGAGGAAGACTTCCAGTACCTGCTGGACTGGATGCAGGAAGCGCAGTTGGACCGCGTCGGCTGTTTCCAGTATTCGCCGGTGGAAGGCGCGCCCGCGAACCTGCTGGACAATCCGGTGCCGGACGATGTCAAGCAGGAACGCTGGGAACGCTTCATGGAGCTGCAGCAATCGATCTCGACCGCTCGCCTGGCGAAGAAGGTGGGCCGCGAGATCGACGTACTGATCGACGAAGTGGACGAAGACGGCGCCGTGGGCCGCAGCAGCGCCGACGCGCCCGAGATCGACGGCTGCGTCTACGTCAGTTCGGACAAGCCGCTGAAGGCGGGCGATCTGGTGCGCGTCCGCGTCACCGATTCCGACGAATACGACCTCTGGGCCGACGCGATCTGA
- a CDS encoding heavy metal response regulator transcription factor has translation MRLLVVEDEPKTASHIKRGLTGLGFTVDLSGDGSEGLFLAIEHDYDAIILDVMLPGQDGYALLRQLRARKPTPVLMLSARGSVDERVKGLRQGADDYLGKPFSFIELAARIQALLRRRVGTGGDSTWLQVGDLQVDLLARRATRAGQRLNLTAKEFALLSLLARHQGEILSKMMISEQIWDMNFDSDANVVEVAMRRLRLKVDAPYDTKLLHTVRGMGYLLESRAEACAASP, from the coding sequence ATGCGTTTGCTGGTTGTGGAAGACGAACCAAAGACGGCATCGCACATCAAGCGCGGGCTGACTGGATTGGGCTTTACCGTCGACTTGTCCGGCGATGGGAGCGAGGGGCTGTTCCTGGCCATCGAGCATGACTACGACGCAATCATCCTGGACGTCATGCTTCCCGGCCAGGACGGCTACGCACTGCTGAGACAACTGCGGGCGCGCAAGCCGACGCCGGTGCTGATGCTCTCGGCCCGTGGCTCCGTCGACGAGCGGGTCAAGGGACTGCGCCAGGGCGCTGACGACTACCTGGGCAAGCCATTTTCCTTCATCGAGCTGGCCGCGCGCATCCAGGCCCTGCTGCGGCGCCGGGTCGGCACCGGCGGCGATTCGACCTGGTTGCAGGTGGGCGACCTCCAGGTCGATCTGCTGGCGCGCCGTGCCACCCGCGCCGGCCAGCGGCTGAACCTGACCGCCAAGGAGTTCGCGCTGCTCAGCCTGCTGGCACGCCACCAGGGCGAGATCCTGTCCAAGATGATGATCTCCGAGCAGATCTGGGACATGAACTTCGACAGCGACGCGAACGTGGTCGAAGTCGCGATGCGGCGCTTGCGTCTCAAGGTTGACGCGCCATACGACACGAAGTTGCTGCATACCGTCAGGGGCATGGGCTATCTGCTGGAAAGCCGCGCCGAAGCCTGCGCCGCCTCGCCATGA